DNA from Brevibacterium sp. 'Marine':
GGGCAGGCGACCTTGGCCACGTGCAGGTCGGCGGCGAAGGAGTCGATGAGGTTCTGCTGATACTCGCTGCCTGTGGTCGCCGGGGTCGCCCAGATCGCGAAGTCCTGCCCGGTGCCGGCGGCCATCTTCACCGCCGGGACGGTGCCGATGACGGGGATGGCCGGTTCGTAGCGGGCCCGGACGGCCTCGAGGGCCTGCACCGAGGCGGTGTTGCAGGCGATGACGATGGCGTCGGGTTCCCAGTCGGCGAGCACCCCGGCCGAATGCAGGGCCCGCTGTTCGAGGGTGTCGGTGCTCAGACTGCCGTACGGAGTGAAGTCGGGGTCCATCGCTAGGACGAGATCCGCGTCGGGAGCGAGGTTGAACAGCGCGTCGGCGGTGCCGAGGAGTCCGAGTCCGGAATCGAGCAGGCCGATGCGCGTCATGAAGTCCCCTTCGGGTCGGATGTCGTCGGATCGCCGGTCTTGGCTTCGCCGGTCCTGGCTTCGTCGGTCTTTGGACTGCTGGCCTTCGGGTAGGCGAACTCCCGGATCTCCTTGAGATGGGCCTTCGTCAGGCCATGGGCGAAGTCCGGGGCGATGAGTTTGAGGCGGTTGGGCGAGTAGTGGCTGAGGAAGTACTCGCGGGTGGCCGGCCACGCCAGGTCGTCATCGATCCAGATCGCACGACCGTGCTCGTGGGTGGCCAGCCAGTCCTCCACGGCGCGGGCCTTCCACCACTGCTGCGGATCGTGAGCGAAGCGGTTGTGCGTCTCATCGGGCATTTCGATGACGTCGAAGGAGTTGCGCAGACCGAACTTCGGTTCGAGTTCGGACTTGCACCGCTGCGACCAGGTCGACAGCCACACGACATCGACCTCATGGGTCTCGACTATACGGTCGAAGAATTCGACGACGGACGGCCTGTAGTGGAGTTCGTAATGCCACGCGTGCAGTTTCTTCCGCCCCTCGGCCATGCCGCGCAGCTTGGGCACCGGGTAGGAGTTGAGGACGCCGTCGACATCGAGGAAGACGGTGACATGGCGAGCCTGCCTGCGTGCCGACACCGGCGCTGCGGATGCTGCAGCCATGATTCCTTCCCGTGAGCTCGGGCGTTCGGTCCGCTGTCGGGACCGGTCGCGCGCTATTCTGGGGGCAGATCGCGCCGCCCGCACCAGACGAACACCGTCGAGTTTACCGCCGAGAGCATCAAGAGGCCGAGTCCATGTACCGAGAAACCCGGATCCCGCGCCTATGGGCGAGCCTGTGGGTCTCGGTTCCCGACACGGCGGATACCCTCGCCGAGGCGGCCGACCCGGCCCGTCGCAACCTCACTTTCGGGCTGGCTGCCGTGCATTCTCCAGCTCCCTCGCTCATCGTCCCCGACGGATGCATGGATCTCATCGTCATCGACGGACGGATCGTCATCGCCGGCGCCGATTCCACGGCACGGATGTTCCACGGTTCGGCCGCACCGACGGTGGGTCTGCGCTTCGACTCCGGCGTGCTTCCGCAGCTGCTGACCACCTCGGCGGGGGAACTGGCCGATCGGGTGACAGCCCTCGACGCGGTGATCGGCGGCAGCCATTCCGGGGCCCCGAACGTCGGTGAGGCAGGGGCCGCCTCGGTGGCGGGATCCGCTCGGGTGCTGCTCGATACGGCCGGCGATCTGGCCGACCGAGCAATGCTGGATCTGCGGCCGATGGCCCTGGCTCGGGCCTTGGACGTGCGCTCAAGTTCGCCTGCCCACACCGTCACCGAGGCGGCCGCGGAGTTCGCGTACTCACCGCGGCAGCTGCGCCGACTGAGCGCGGAATGGTTCGGCTACGGACCTAAGCACCTGGCGAAGATCCTGCGTT
Protein-coding regions in this window:
- a CDS encoding HAD domain-containing protein — protein: MAAASAAPVSARRQARHVTVFLDVDGVLNSYPVPKLRGMAEGRKKLHAWHYELHYRPSVVEFFDRIVETHEVDVVWLSTWSQRCKSELEPKFGLRNSFDVIEMPDETHNRFAHDPQQWWKARAVEDWLATHEHGRAIWIDDDLAWPATREYFLSHYSPNRLKLIAPDFAHGLTKAHLKEIREFAYPKASSPKTDEARTGEAKTGDPTTSDPKGTS
- a CDS encoding aspartate/glutamate racemase family protein, encoding MTRIGLLDSGLGLLGTADALFNLAPDADLVLAMDPDFTPYGSLSTDTLEQRALHSAGVLADWEPDAIVIACNTASVQALEAVRARYEPAIPVIGTVPAVKMAAGTGQDFAIWATPATTGSEYQQNLIDSFAADLHVAKVACPGLAEAINAADLNKIDTAIEDAFTQMGPGMETVVLGCTHYGLVADRIMAARAGALTVFDSPMPVAKQTLRRIGLEPAGIGEEHSDTGRVLATFASGRRVSLPRALDAYPAGKRLLAREA
- a CDS encoding helix-turn-helix domain-containing protein: MYRETRIPRLWASLWVSVPDTADTLAEAADPARRNLTFGLAAVHSPAPSLIVPDGCMDLIVIDGRIVIAGADSTARMFHGSAAPTVGLRFDSGVLPQLLTTSAGELADRVTALDAVIGGSHSGAPNVGEAGAASVAGSARVLLDTAGDLADRAMLDLRPMALARALDVRSSSPAHTVTEAAAEFAYSPRQLRRLSAEWFGYGPKHLAKILRWRAARDLIDAGRSRTAAAAEVGYADAAHLRRDERSLIG